The following coding sequences are from one Rutidosis leptorrhynchoides isolate AG116_Rl617_1_P2 chromosome 11, CSIRO_AGI_Rlap_v1, whole genome shotgun sequence window:
- the LOC139877857 gene encoding chaperone protein dnaJ 20, chloroplastic-like, with translation MINSNSISSTIQNPFHHPLNSHKTSLTPSDQAYYNFPNTNHTNRILSIKPSPSLIPKSATINEFHTKSLTHETLYELLGISENVTLLEIKRAYKQMALKYHPDVSPVELADEYTMKFIMVQEAYETLSDPKSRAMYDSCMAKGLHVAFLGSRFDAGFQEKTRWKQLWEVQLAELERKKMDQDRRMTWAAQIREQRSETCAYEGPNE, from the coding sequence ATGATTAATTCAAACTCCATTTCTTCAACAATtcaaaacccatttcatcaccccttaaattcacacaaaacttcacTAACTCCATCAGATCAAGCTTACTACAACTTCCCAAACACAAATCACACAAACCGAATACTTTCAATCAAACCGAGCCCTAGTTTGATACCTAAGTCCGCCACCATAAACGAGTTCCACACTAAATCGTTGACACATGAAACGTTGTACGAATTATTAGGTATATCAGAAAATGTGACACTCTTAGAGATCAAACGGGCTTACAAACAAATGGCGTTAAAGTACCACCCTGACGTGTCACCAGTTGAACTGGCCGATGAGTATACAATGAAATTTATCATGGTACAAGAAGCGTATGAGACGTTATCTGACCCTAAATCTCGAGCTATGTATGATAGTTGTATGGCAAAAGGGTTACACGTGGCTTTTTTGGGGTCACGATTTGATGCGGGATTTCAGGAGAAGACAAGGTGGAAACAATTATGGGAGGTCCAGTTGGCCGAGTTGGAACGGAAGAAAATGGATCAGGATCGAAGGATGACGTGGGCGGCCCAAATTAGGGAACAAAGGAGTGAAACGTGCGCTTATGAAGGCCCAAATGAATGA